The following are from one region of the Apostichopus japonicus isolate 1M-3 chromosome 17, ASM3797524v1, whole genome shotgun sequence genome:
- the LOC139984602 gene encoding uncharacterized protein — protein sequence MKLSLLRSIFYWTNSRYYQISVPKTNMTVPYFPLSIEVESSDTDESSENDGENIADQQYLPGGGDIQPYMYEPETDDSGDENDGEGRAGGGDVQGDEGNRQRNLDWCTCGHCAIMTTARECRCCNEIDQVKVVMEEEGAGCITTHPGFHAVCLDRKYRHVAYRQLVRFCWQFWGKDVRVMLPACAVVKIRDTFPSENYEGFRLPPL from the exons ATGAAGTTGTCACTTCTGCGCAGTATATTTTACTGGACGAATTCACGCTATTACCAGATATCTGTACCGAAAACAAACATGACAGTGCCATATTTTCCTCTCAGTATCGAAGTAGAGAGCTCAGATACTGACGAAAGTAGCGAGAATGATGGTGAGAATATCGCCGATCAACAATATTTACCTGGCGGCGGAGATATCCAGCCTTACATGTACGAACCAGAAACGGATGATTCCGGTGACGAGAACGATGGCGAGGGCCGTGCTGGAGGAGGAGATGTACAAGGCGATGAAGGTAATCGCCAAAGGAATTTGGACTG GTGTACCTGTGGTCATTGTGCCATAATGACAACTGCGAGGGAATGCAGATGCTGCAATGAAATTGATCAGGTGAAAGTTGTTATGGAAGAAGAAGGTGCAGGATGCATCACAACACATCCTGGATTTCATGCTGTCTGTCTTGACAG GAAGTATCGACATGTGGCGTATCGACAACTAGTGAGGTTTTGTTGGCAGTTTTGGGGAAAAGATGTCAGGGTGATGCTCCCAGCATGTGCAGTAGTAAAAATTAGAGACACTTTTCCATCAGAGAACTATGAAGGTTTTAGATTGCCTccactgtaa